One region of Wyeomyia smithii strain HCP4-BCI-WySm-NY-G18 chromosome 3, ASM2978416v1, whole genome shotgun sequence genomic DNA includes:
- the LOC129727411 gene encoding polypeptide N-acetylgalactosaminyltransferase 35A, whose product MPKDNTKKISKMVSKSFVWGVIVASLTWSISLYLYWNLNSGINSASSVSEAYAGTNNGSNDDKQMPVVSPVEQKGKVKETQWQAGNQLGPLGRNGKISSDKSNSFFKDKLNRFKKEQKFRKMSHQLIEEMQPIFPNGTDEFGMVRNSEEQFIRDVGYRRHAFNVLVSNKIGPFRPVPDTRHKLCHEQSYDKVLPSASIIMCFYNEHLETLIRSVISVLRRTPSYLLHEIILVDDCSDLDELTTELPKELKSLQSSKVRLIKNPEREGLMRSRVYGSRNATGDVLIFLDSHIEVNENWIEPLLQRIKINATILAMPVIDIINSDTFEYTSSPLVRGGFNWGLHFKWDNLPKGMLAKESDFVGPFQSPTMAGGLFAIDRQYFKSLGEYDMGMDIWGGENLEISFRTWQCGGSIELLPCSRIGHVFRKRRPYGSPDGTDTMVRNSLRLALVWMDDYIKYFYKNQPQAERVDAGDITNRQELRKSLQCKPFEWYLKNIYPQLRLPGEKTTDSNVSQPKFQPWHSRKRNYISSFQIRLANSSLCVTTESAKEKSLWKKGSKLVLQSCLRVKTQMWYETEKAELVLGQLLCLEAPSSATRGTPILNKCHEMGGDQAWKHRKTKGTPIYNIASGSCLAVKETHKGALVSLNLCVNSARSTWDLVVS is encoded by the exons ATGCCTAAGGATAATACAAAGAA AATCTCAAAAATGGTGAGCAAGTCATTCGTCTGGGGAGTTATCGTTGCTTCTTTGACCTGGTCCATCAGTTTATATCTGTACTGGAATCTGAACAGTGGTATAAACTCAGCATCTTCCGTTTCGGAAGCATATGCAGGGACAAATAATGGATCAAACGATGACAAGCAGATGCCTGTTGTAAGTCCGGTTGAGCAAAAAGGCAAAGTTAAGGAAACTCAATGGCAGGCTGGCAACCAGTTGGGACCTTTAGGTCGAAACGGGAAAATATCGAGTGACAAAAGCAACAGCTTTTTCAAAGATAAACTAAATCGGTTCAAGAAAGAGCAAAAATTCCGAAAGATGAGCCATCAATTGATTGAAGAAATGCAGCCTATTTTCCCAAATGGAACCGATGAGTTTGGAATGGTGCGCAATTCTGAAGAACAATTCATCAGAGATGTCGGTTACAGAAGACATGCATTTAATGTTTTAGTGAGCAACAAGATAGGACCGTTTCGTCCTGTGCCTGACACGAGGCATAAGTT GTGCCATGAGCAAAGCTATGACAAGGTGCTCCCATCAGCATCGATTATAATGTGCTTCTACAATGAACATCTTGAAACATTGATACGATCGGTGATTTCGGTGCTTCGGCGAACACCTTCTTATCTCCTACACGAAATTATTCTCGTTGATGATTGCAGTGATTTGGATGAGCTAACAACGGAGCTCCCGAAGGAGTTAAAAAGTCTTCAAAGTTCTAAGGTAAGACTAATTAAAAATCCGGAAAGAGAGGGCCTAATGCGATCTCGAGTGTATGGCTCTCGAAACGCTACTGGAGATGTGCTGATTTTTCTCGACAGCCATATCGAAGTGAATGAAAACTGGATAGAACCATTGCTACAGCGGATTAAAATCAATGCAACCATTCTTGCAATGCCGGTAATCGACATTATCAACTCGGACACCTTTGAGTATACTTCCAGCCCACTAGTTAGAGGTGGTTTTAATTGGGGATTGCATTTTAAATGGGACAATCTACCGAAGGGAATGCTGGCTAAAGAAAGCGATTTCGTCGGTCCATTTCAGTCACCAACTATGGCCGGAGGGCTATTCGCAATAGATAGGCAATACTTCAAGAGTTTAGGCGAATATGATATGGGAATGGACATCTGGGGTGGAGAAAACTTGGAGATATCATTCCGAACCTGGCAGTGCGGTGGATCTATTGAATTGCTTCCATGTTCAAGAATTGGTCATGTTTTTCGCAAGAGACGTCCTTACGGATCACCTGATGGAACGGATACAATGGTTCGTAACTCGCTTCGGTTGGCGCTCGTTTGGATGGATGATTATATAAAATACTTTTATAAAAATCAACCGCAAGCGGAGCGCGTTGATGCTGGTGATATCACCAATCGGCAGGAATTGAGAAAAAGCTTGCAATGCAAGCCTTTCGAGTGGTATCTCAAAAATATTTATCCTCAGTTAAGGCTTCCAGGCGAAAAAACAACAGATAGTAACGTGTCGCAGCCAAAGTTTCAACCATGGCATTCAAGAAAACGAAACTACATCAGCAGCTTCCAGATACGGCTTGCCAATTCCAGTCTTTGTGTAACGACCGAAAGCGCTAAGGAAAAAAGTTTGTGGAAAAAAGGTTCCAAGCTTGTATTGCAGTCTTGCTTGAGAGTCAAAACTCAAATGTGGTACGAAACCGAGAAAGCTGAGTTGGTTCTCGGTCAGTTGCTTTGCTTGGAAGCTCCTTCTAGTGCAACAAGAGGTACACCGATTTTAAATAAATGCCACGAAATGGGTGGCGATCAGGCTTGGAAACATCGTAAAACG AAAGGAACTCCGATCTATAACATAGCTTCGGGCAGCTGCCTGGCGGTAAAAGAAACACACAAAGGCGCTCTGGTGTCTTTGAATTTATGCGTAAACAGCGCAAGAAGTACGTGGGACTTAGTGGTCTCGTAG